The proteins below come from a single Malus sylvestris chromosome 3, drMalSylv7.2, whole genome shotgun sequence genomic window:
- the LOC126616726 gene encoding homeobox-leucine zipper protein ATHB-52-like produces the protein MDFFHSSNHKNQFKHSKKRLTQDQVKLLERSFASNNKLEPERKLLLAKQLAIPPRQVAIWYQNKRARWKTQSLEFDYSAIQAKLESTLAEKRRLEKDIERLRGELKKAHEIVLALNQQSQAFPDNPVICSVFDSSNCSDEGVGSSSLQPHEDDDVKQLEELYACLIGMQ, from the coding sequence ATGGATTTTTTCCACAGCTCAAACCACAAAAACCAATTCAAACACAGCAAAAAGAGGCTAACCCAAGACCAAGTGAAGCTGCTAGAGAGAAGCTTTGCCTCCAACAACAAGCTTGAACCAGAGCGCAAGCTCCTTCTGGCCAAGCAGCTTGCAATCCCACCGAGACAGGTTGCGATTTGGTACCAGAACAAGCGCGCTCGGTGGAAGACACAAAGCCTCGAGTTTGACTACAGTGCTATCCAAGCGAAGTTGGAGAGTACCCTAGCTGAAAAGAGGAGGCTTGAGAAAGATATTGAGAGACTTAGAGGCGAGCTTAAGAAGGCTCATGAAATTGTGTTAGCCTTGAACCAACAATCACAAGCGTTTCCTGATAATCCTGTGATTTGTTCAGTATTTGATTCTTCTAACTGTAGTGATGAGGGTGTTGGGAGTTCTAGCCTGCAGCCGCATGAGGATGATGATGTTAAGCAACTTGAGGAGCTCTATGCTTGTTTGATTGGCATGCAGTGA